In Streptobacillus ratti, the DNA window TGGAGTAGATTTAGGATTATTATATAAATTCGTGTAAAAATATAGATGATTTAAAGTTTAATAAAAAGATTTTAAATCATCTTTTTATTTTCAAAAATAATGGTTCATATTATGAAACGATGTGTTAATGTTGATATAATTTTGTATTAATTTTGCTTGAAATATTTGAAATTTTATAAAATTATTAGTTAATAAAATCACAATAATTGACTTTACCTTTTTTAGGTTTTACACTATTAGTGTATATATGAAATATAAGTTGGAGGTTTATAATGGAAAAATTAACAAAAGAACAATTGCTAGATATGTTTAAAAAGATGCAAGAAGCAAGAATTTTTGATCTTAAAGTAGCACAATTATTTAAAAAAGGTAAAGTACCTGGTATGACTCACTTCTCAGTAGGAGAAGAAGCTGCAAGTGTGGGAGCTATGGCAGCATTAAATGCAGACGATATTATTACATCAAATCATAGAGGACATGCTCAAGTTATAGCAAAAGGAATAGACTTAAATGCTATGATGGCAGAAATTTTAGGTAAATACACTGGAATCTGTAAAGGTAAAGGTGGATCAATGCACATTGCAGATGTTGATAGTGGAAATTTAGGAGCTAATGGAATAGTTGGTGGAGGACACGGTATATCTGTAGGAGCTGCATTAACTCAACAAATGAAAAAAACAGGGAAAATAGTTGTATGTTTCTTTGGAGATGGAGCAACTAATGAGGGGAGTTTTCATGAGGCATTAAATATGGCTTCAATTTGGAAATTACCTGTTATATTCTATAGTATAAATAATGGATATGGAATAAGTGCAGACATTAAAAAAATGACTAATATAGAACACATACATTTAAGAAGTGCATCATATGGAATACCAGGAATGTTTATTCCAGATGGGAATAATGTTTTAGATGTATATGAAGAATTTAAAAAAGCAGTTGATTATGTAAGAGGAGGAAATGGACCAGTTTTAATAGAATCTGTTACATATAGATGGCTAGGACATTCTTCTTCAGATCCAGGTAAATATAGAACTAAAGAAGAAGTTGAAACTTGGAAGAAAAAAGATCCAGTTGAAAATTTAAGAAAATATTTAATTGAAAATAAGATAGCAACAGAACAAGAATTATTAGATATAGATGCTTCAGTTAAAAAAGCAGTTGATGATGCAGTAGTATTTGCTGAAAACAGTCCATTACCGCCAATAGAATCAGCTTTTGAAGATATTTATGCA includes these proteins:
- a CDS encoding thiamine pyrophosphate-dependent dehydrogenase E1 component subunit alpha — its product is MEKLTKEQLLDMFKKMQEARIFDLKVAQLFKKGKVPGMTHFSVGEEAASVGAMAALNADDIITSNHRGHAQVIAKGIDLNAMMAEILGKYTGICKGKGGSMHIADVDSGNLGANGIVGGGHGISVGAALTQQMKKTGKIVVCFFGDGATNEGSFHEALNMASIWKLPVIFYSINNGYGISADIKKMTNIEHIHLRSASYGIPGMFIPDGNNVLDVYEEFKKAVDYVRGGNGPVLIESVTYRWLGHSSSDPGKYRTKEEVETWKKKDPVENLRKYLIENKIATEQELLDIDASVKKAVDDAVVFAENSPLPPIESAFEDIYAD